Proteins from one Rosa chinensis cultivar Old Blush chromosome 7, RchiOBHm-V2, whole genome shotgun sequence genomic window:
- the LOC112176367 gene encoding uncharacterized protein LOC112176367, translated as MSSILYWNVRGAADSKLPDIIQDLRRIYRFNVLAISEPRISGDKAKNVAKSLGFSSFAIEDANGFSGGLWLLWDERHVKIEVVDSNFQSITSLVTESADKKWFFTAVYASPDPVLREELWSCLDNFNSHCSISWLIAGDFNELISDADKQGGRAVLGGGSFATWVDRNFMIDMGYIGADFTWKATRNGEEILERLDRGICNISWRHEFPDAFVQHVARLKSDHCPIFLSLSRAQTPSLTLKPFRFEAMWLNHSGFGEFAKQNWSMEEVSISNKMVLFTDAVKRWNVEVFGNIFRKKRRLIARLAGIQKVLCQRKSPFLVNLEKELMKEYHEILRRNRIEGLEDEYGTWRTDRNDLHSIAVSYFKGLFREKNTLGVSDAIPNRFPRIDPSDLGDLSRDVSELEIKSSMFSIGGLKAPGPDGIPAKFFQAHWSTCKDDIIKMVKECFDKCELPENLNNTLIALIPKVASPLSMKQMRPISLCNTLYKVVSKIIVQRLRPMMSTLVSPTQVSFIPGRNITDNIIVAQELLHKFRNSRGNLGFMAWKIDLAKAYDKLQWHFIKSVLWEVGIRGKLLQLMIQCFTSVNSRVIINGEATENISPESGLRQGDPLSPYLFVLCMEKLSHLINFQVEQGTWKPVKISRNGPAVSHLFFADDLILFAEASLSQAEVMRSCIDCFCLNSGQEVSFEKSSLFCSPNTEEGLATQLSDICGSPLTDDLGKYLGVPLLHSRVTPETYKGLVEKVQLRLTSWKSHTLSMAGRHTLIQSVTAGLPIYTMQSVRLPMSICNTLDRLNRNFLWGHTEEQKKIHLVKWDTVCKPKCYGGLGLKKTCLGVLAAIALKPIPPNVEGLRVCDVYCGGWDLHRVQEFLSEDVKLKILSMHAGGIRSGDDTIIWRLSQNGIICAGGALRNDKGEWMNGFAVKLGIGQVVEAELWGLLKGMEMAWQNECRQLKIEMDSLVAVKLVLSPIAHLHPLYSIVASCQELLSRDWNVSLIHVYRECNSVADLLANIGHGFEPGCRFFSSPPTDVVPLLEADLLGLSKPRLIVF; from the exons ATGTCGAGTATCTTATATTGGAATGTAAGAGGTGCTGCAGACTCCAAACTGCCTGATATTATTCAGGATTTGAGAAGAATATATAGATTTAATGTTTTGGCGATTTCTGAGCCTCGAATTAGTGGAGACAAAGCTAAAAATGTTGCAAAATCTTTGGGCTTTTCGTCTTTTGCTATTGAGGATGCTAATGGATTTTCTGGTGGTCTTTGGCTTTTATGGGATGAACGACATGTGAAAATTGAAGTGGTGGATAGTAATTTTCAGTCTATTACCTCTCTTGTCACTGAATCTGCAGATAAGAAATGGTTCTTCACTGCTGTTTATGCGAGTCCTGATCCTGTTTTACGTGAAGAGTTATGGTCCTGTTTGGATAATTTTAACTCCCATTGTTCTATCTCTTGGCTTATTGCTGGTGATTTTAATGAGTTAATTTCAGATGCGGATAAACAAGGGGGACGAGCTGTTCTTGGTGGGGGTAGTTTTGCAACTTGGGTTGACAGAAACTtcatgattgatatgggctacATTGGTGCTGATTTCACTTGGAAGGCTACCAGAAATGGGGAAGAGATTTTGGAGAGATTGGATAGAGGCATTTGTAATATTTCGTGGAGACATGAGTTCCCAGATGCTTTTGTTCAGCACGTTGCAAGACTTAAATCTGATCATTGTCCTATTTTTCTTAGTTTGAGTAGAGCTCAAACTCCTTCTCTAACTCTCAAACCTTTCCGTTTTGAGGCAATGTGGCTGAATCACTCGGGGTTTGGAGAATTTGCAAAGCAAAATTGGTCTATGGAGGAAGTTTCAATCTCCAACAAAATGGTCTTGTTTACAGATGCAGTGAAGAGATGGAATGTGGAAGTTTTTGGGAATATCtttaggaaaaaaagaagattgaTTGCTCGCCTTGCGGGTATTCAAAAGGTCCTCTGCCAAAGGAAGTCTCCTTTTCTTGTGAATCTGGAGAAGGAATTGATGAAAGAATATCATGAGATTTT aagaagaaacagaatcgAAGGGCTTGAAGATGAGTATGGCACTTGGAGGACTGACAGAAATGATCTGCATTCTATTGCTGTTAGCTATTTCAAGGGATTATTCAGAGAAAAGAATACTTTAGGAGTAAGTGACGCTATTCCTAATCGTTTCCCAAGAATTGATCCAAGCGATCTTGGTGACCTCAGTCGTGATGTTTCTGAATTAGAAATAAAGAGTAGTATGTTCTCCATTGGTGGGCTCAAAGCTCCCGGCCCTGATGGAATTCCTGCAAAGTTCTTCCAGGCTCATTGGTCAACATGCAAAGATGACATTATTAAGATGGTTAAAGAGTGCTTTGATAAATGTGAGCTCCCTGAGAACCTGAATAACACGCTCATTGCTTTAATTCCCAAAGTGGCAAGCCCTCTCTCCATGAAGCAGATGCGACCGATTAGCCTTTGCAACACTTTGTATAAAGTGGTCTCAAAGATCATTGTGCAAAGATTAAGGCCCATGATGAGTACGCTAGTCTCTCCTACTCAGGTTAGTTTTATTCCTGGCCGAAATATTACTGACAATATTATTGTAGCTCAAGAGCTTTTGCATAAGTTTCGAAACTCCCGAGGGAACCTTGGGTTTATGGCTTGGAAGATTGATCTTGCTAAAGCTTATGACAAGCTACAGTGGCATTTTATTAAAAGTGTGCTATGGGAAGTGGGTATTCGGGGTAAATTATTACAGCTGATGATTCAGTGTTTTACCTCTGTCAATTCCAGAGTCATAATTAATGGAGAAGCCACTGAAAATATCAGTCCAGAGAGTGGGCTAAGACAGGGTGATCCTTTGTCCCCTTACCTGTTTGTCTTATGTATGGAGAAGCTTTctcatttaattaattttcaagTAGAACAAGGTACTTGGAAACCGGtgaaaatctctagaaatggcCCTGCTGTCTCCCATCTTTTCTTTGCAGATGACTTGATCTTATTTGCAGAGGCTTCTCTTTCTCAAGCTGAGGTAATGCGTTCTTGTATTGATTGCTTCTGCTTAAATTCAGGCCAAGAAGTAAGTTTTGAAAAATCCTCCCTTTTCTGTTCTCCAAATACTGAGGAAGGGCTTGCTACTCAATTATCAGACATTTGTGGTTCTCCATTAACTGATGACTTAGGGAAGTATCTTGGAGTGCCTCTGTTACACTCAAGAGTTACCCCTGAGACTTATAAAGGCCTAGTGGAGAAGGTCCAACTCAGACTCACTTCTTGGAAAAGTCACACCCTCTCGATGGCTGGGAGACACACCTTAATTCAATCGGTTACAGCTGGACTACCAATTTATACTATGCAATCAGTAAGACTTCCTATGTCCATTTGTAATACTCTTGATCGTTTGAACAGGAACTTTCTTTGGGGGCACACTGAAGAACAGAAGAAAATTCATCTTGTGAAGTGGGATACAGTCTGTAAACCTAAATGTTATGGTGGCTTGGGTCTGAAGAAGACAT GTCTTGGTGTTTTGGCTGCTATAGCTTTGAAGCCTATTCCTCCCAATGTCGAAGGGCTAAGAGTGTGTGATGTTTATTGTGGTGGATGGGATTTACACCGGGTGCAAGAATTTTTATCTGAGGATGTGAAGTTAAAAATTTTGAGTATGCATGCAGGAGGTATTCGCAGTGGTGATGACACGATCATTTGGAGGTTATCACAGAATG GGATTATTTGTGCTGGAGGAGCCCTTCGAAATGATAAGGGGGAATGGATGAATGGATTTGCTGTCAAGTTGGGCATTGGTCAAGTTGTTGAGGCTGAACTTTGGGGGCTTCTTAAAGGAATGGAAATGGCTTGGCAGAATGAGTGTAgacaattgaaaattgaaatggatTCACTTGTTGCGGTTAAGTTGGTTCTCTCTCCCATtgctcatctccatcctctttaTAGTATTGTGGCAAGTTGTCAGGAACTCTTGAGTAGGGATTGGAATGTGTCCCTTATCCATGTTTACAGAGAATGTAATTCAGTGGCTGATTTGTTAGCAAATATTGGGCATGGGTTTGAGCCTGGATGCAGATTCTTTAGCTCTCCTCCTACTGATGTTGTGCCTcttctggaagctgatctattgGGTTTGTCCAAACCAAGACTAATtgtgttttag
- the LOC112176366 gene encoding glutathione S-transferase U9: MTGKDSVILHGMWASPYSTRVELALKVKGISYEYVEEDFKNKTPELLKYNPVHKKIPVLVHNGKPVAESVVILEYIEEVWKDGPQLLPHDPHEKAQVRFWVHFINTKYTEIMTTVIITEGEVQEKALSQVYELMKLLDEGIKTFFPDGNPTFEARNLGLLDIVGSSVFCAFSAVEELIVVKIIDPEKTPVLFSWITALREQPIVMETIAPPEKLVSLILRPWRQGFINPHLSQS, translated from the exons ATGACAGGGAAAGACAGTGTGATATTACATGGGATGTGGGCAAGCCCTTACTCTACGAGGGTGGAACTAGCCCTCAAAGTGAAGGGCATATCCTATGAATATGTGGAAGAAGATTTCAAGAACAAAACCCCAGAGCTGCTCAAGTACAACCCAGTTCACAAGAAGATCCCTGTTCTTGTTCACAATGGAAAACCTGTTGCTGAGTCTGTTGTCATCCTTGAATATATTGAAGAAGTTTGGAAAGATGGTCCTCAACTTCTCCCACATGATCCCCACGAAAAGGCTCAAGTTCGATTCTGGGTCCATTTTATCAACACAAAG TACACTGAAATCATGACGACAGTAATTATAACTGAGGGAGAAGTACAAGAGAAAGCCCTCAGTCAGGTGTATGAACTAATGAAGTTACTTGATGAAGGAATCAAGACCTTTTTCCCAGATGGGAATCCAACTTTTGAGGCTAGGAATTTAGGGCTCCTAGACATTGTAGGAAGTTCAGTGTTTTGTGCATTTTCAGCTGTAGAAGAATTGATTGTTGTAAAGATCATAGACCCAGAGAAGACTCCAGTGCTATTCTCTTGGATAACAGCTCTGAGAGAGCAACCTATAGTGATGGAGACAATTGCTCCTCCTGAAAAGCTGGTGTCACTTATTCTTAGGCCTTGGAGACAGGGTTTCATCAATCCTCATCTTTCTCAATCTTAA